A single window of Sphaerodactylus townsendi isolate TG3544 linkage group LG03, MPM_Stown_v2.3, whole genome shotgun sequence DNA harbors:
- the MVB12A gene encoding multivesicular body subunit 12A: MSVPLTGLGWTSAANVAPTGWTAITTTVEGTYANFGKGFAQKSGYYLCFTSTINSENPSGDVISDVVILSDKSPLPSGYIYVKEFLEPKTCISKKKRLCVKLIPLGAAELAVLEILVSSKSKVLPNYLRIGEMSGFALWCKKEHILKAKPLPKPRKINLEMKQLSLEPDNKDTAPERPPLPFGPKRQATLKRHESIYDNSNVYAISAMDGVPFALHPKFENSISGSTNVSSFFKDLHIKSLTDLEEEYDYGFVVERTAAARLLPTIS, from the exons ATGAGCGTCCCACTCACCGGGTTGGGCTGGACCTCAGCCGCCAACGTGGCACCCACCGGCTGGACTGCG aTCACAACCACTGTGGAAGGGACATATGCAAACTTTGGAAAGGGATTTGCACAGAAGTCTGGTTACTACCTGTGCTTTACTTCAACTATAAACAGTGAG aacCCCTCAGGAGATGTAATATCCGACGTGGTTATCCTGAGTGACAAATCTCCTCTGCCTTCTGGATATATTTATGTAAAAGAATTTTTAGAACCAA AAACATGCATCTCTAAGAAGAAAAGGCTCTGTGTAAAGCTGATTCCGTTGGGAGCTGCCGAATTAGCTGTGCTAGAGATCCTGGTGAGCAGCAAGAGCAAAGTGCTCCCGAACTATTTGCGAATAGG GGAAATGAGTGGCTTTGCTCTATGGTGTAAAAAAGAGCACATTCTCAAGGCCAagcccctccccaagccacggAAGATCAATCTAGAGATGAAGCAACTTTCCTTAGAGCCAGACAA TAAAGATACCGCACCAGAAAGGCCTCCACTGCCATTTGGCCCCAAAAGACAAGCTACCCTTAAGCGCCATGAGTCCATATACGATAATTCAAATGTCTATGCCATTTCTG CCATGGATGGTGTACCCTTTGCTCTGCACCCCAAATTTGAGAACAGCATCAGTGGTAGCACTAAC GTTTCTTCATTCTTTAAAGACTTGCATATTAAATCTCTCACTGACCTTGAGGAAGAG tATGACTATGGCTTTGTAGTTGAAAGAACGGCAGCTGCCAGACTTCTTCCTACTATCTCGTAG